The Thiothrix subterranea genome has a segment encoding these proteins:
- a CDS encoding carbon-nitrogen hydrolase family protein, with translation MALIAALQMAAGPNVPANLLEAGRLIKEAAARGAGMVVLPETFAMMGVADADKVKVAETFGEGPIQAFLSQQARKYGVWIIAGTIPIRSDDPARSYAASLMYDAKGKVVARYDKIHLFDVMLSENQEVYTESDTTMPGKTPVVVDTPFGKVGMSVCYDLRFPELYRRLSEQGAQILVVPAAFTELTGKAHWEVLLRARAIENLCYVVAPGQGGYHVSGRTTYGHSMIVDYWGRVRGVREKGAGVVLADIDLDALQQTRKTFPVLSHRCPTQNINQGIA, from the coding sequence ATGGCGTTAATCGCAGCACTACAAATGGCAGCAGGCCCGAATGTTCCGGCAAATTTGTTGGAAGCAGGACGCTTGATTAAGGAAGCAGCAGCACGCGGCGCAGGCATGGTAGTGCTTCCCGAAACCTTTGCCATGATGGGTGTCGCCGATGCCGATAAAGTGAAAGTCGCGGAAACCTTCGGAGAAGGGCCGATCCAAGCATTCTTGAGCCAGCAAGCCCGCAAGTACGGCGTGTGGATTATTGCGGGTACGATTCCGATTCGTTCTGATGATCCGGCGCGTTCTTATGCCGCCTCGCTCATGTACGATGCCAAAGGCAAGGTGGTGGCGCGTTACGACAAAATTCATCTCTTCGATGTCATGCTCAGCGAGAATCAGGAAGTGTATACCGAGAGCGACACAACCATGCCGGGTAAAACGCCGGTGGTGGTGGATACGCCGTTTGGCAAGGTCGGAATGTCGGTGTGTTACGACTTGCGTTTCCCGGAATTGTACCGGCGCTTATCCGAGCAGGGGGCGCAAATTTTAGTAGTTCCCGCAGCCTTTACCGAGTTGACGGGCAAGGCGCACTGGGAAGTGTTATTGCGGGCGCGGGCGATTGAAAACCTGTGTTACGTGGTTGCTCCCGGACAAGGCGGGTATCACGTCAGCGGACGCACGACCTACGGTCACAGCATGATTGTGGACTATTGGGGGCGGGTACGCGGGGTGCGTGAAAAAGGCGCTGGCGTGGTTTTGGCTGACATTGATTTGGATGCATTGCAACAAACCCGCAAGACCTTTCCGGTACTGTCCCACCGTTGCCCGACACAAAATATTAATCAAGGAATAGCATGA
- the tldD gene encoding metalloprotease TldD: MKQAYDFAREAFFAPTGLSEAHLEQVFSQLLTKDTTLADLYFQSARHESWGLEEGIIKSGSYSIEQGVGVRSVCGEQTGFAYSGEITLPALLESAKAARAISRAGQSGAVNAWTVRTPQRPLYGIDDPLNSLSEDDKISFLRQIDSIARATSPYVRQVMASMVAVHEIILVVDETGRMTADVRPLVRANVSVIVERNGQTESATAGGGGRFNLDYFVSGNKAQEYAEEAVRKALINLDAEAAPAGNMTVVLGNGWPGVLLHEAIGHGLEGDFNRKGTSAFAGRIGEQVAAKGITVVDDGTLEQRRGSLSVDDEGTQTQCTTLIEDGILKGYLFDRQNAALMGTQSTGNGRRQSYANLPMPRMTNTYMRAGDYDPAEIIASVEKGIYAVNFSGGQVDITSGKFVFSASEAYQIENGKIGKPLKNATLIGNGPDVLTRVSMIGNDLQLDTGIGVCGKDGQSVPVGVGQPTLRVDGLTVGGTATA, encoded by the coding sequence ATGAAACAGGCATACGATTTTGCTCGTGAGGCATTTTTTGCCCCGACGGGTTTGAGTGAAGCGCATTTGGAACAAGTCTTTAGCCAGCTTTTAACCAAAGATACCACGCTGGCGGATTTGTATTTTCAGTCTGCCCGCCATGAATCTTGGGGCTTGGAAGAGGGCATTATCAAAAGCGGCAGTTACAGCATCGAGCAAGGCGTGGGCGTGCGCTCGGTCTGCGGTGAGCAAACCGGCTTTGCCTACAGCGGCGAAATCACGCTGCCTGCGTTGCTGGAATCTGCCAAAGCTGCGCGTGCGATCAGCCGTGCGGGGCAATCGGGCGCGGTAAATGCGTGGACAGTGCGTACCCCGCAACGCCCGCTTTACGGGATAGATGACCCGCTGAATTCGCTTTCCGAAGACGATAAAATCAGCTTTCTGCGCCAAATTGACAGCATTGCGCGGGCAACCAGCCCTTACGTGCGCCAAGTCATGGCGAGCATGGTAGCCGTGCATGAAATCATTTTGGTGGTGGATGAAACCGGACGCATGACCGCTGATGTGCGTCCGTTAGTACGTGCCAATGTTTCCGTTATTGTGGAACGCAATGGGCAAACCGAAAGTGCGACGGCAGGCGGTGGCGGGCGTTTCAACCTCGATTATTTCGTGAGTGGCAATAAGGCGCAAGAGTACGCCGAAGAAGCGGTGCGCAAAGCTTTGATCAATCTGGATGCGGAAGCCGCGCCAGCGGGCAATATGACCGTGGTATTGGGCAATGGTTGGCCCGGTGTCTTATTGCACGAAGCGATCGGGCACGGTTTGGAAGGCGATTTCAACCGCAAAGGCACATCGGCATTTGCAGGGCGGATTGGCGAACAAGTGGCTGCCAAAGGCATTACCGTGGTGGATGACGGCACGCTGGAACAACGCCGTGGTTCGTTAAGCGTGGATGATGAAGGCACGCAAACGCAATGCACCACGCTGATCGAAGACGGCATTCTCAAAGGGTATTTATTTGACCGTCAGAATGCGGCATTGATGGGGACACAATCCACTGGCAATGGTCGGCGTCAGTCTTACGCCAATTTGCCGATGCCGCGCATGACCAATACGTACATGCGGGCGGGCGACTATGATCCGGCAGAAATCATTGCGTCGGTGGAGAAAGGCATTTACGCAGTGAATTTCTCTGGCGGGCAAGTCGACATTACGTCGGGGAAATTCGTGTTTTCCGCCTCGGAAGCGTATCAAATCGAAAACGGTAAAATTGGCAAACCCTTGAAGAACGCCACGCTAATTGGTAATGGCCCGGATGTTTTAACCCGTGTCAGCATGATCGGCAATGATTTGCAACTGGATACCGGCATCGGCGTGTGCGGTAAAGACGGGCAAAGCGTACCCGTGGGCGTGGGTCAACCAACACTTCGGGTTGACGGTTTAACCGTTGGCGGCACAGCGACAGCATAA
- the pmbA gene encoding metalloprotease PmbA — MIELDNRFDLSTEFQAMAEQVLAAAKAKGATAAELDIDKSMGLSVEVRMGQVEKLQYHRDQGINLAVYFGHRKGYASTGDFSPQALADTLEAACRIARYTSEDDFNGLADAECMATEFPKLDLYHPWELNADMAIDMALQTEAVAREHDARITNSEGAGVDSYAGMSLYANSHGFMGVSHSTRHSLSCSVVAQDGDSMQRDYWYSVSRVPGLLESADSVGAEAAQRTVRRLNARSLSTREAPVLFVPQMARGLVGQLVSAISGGSQYRKASFLLNSIGQQAFPDFVQLREDPLIRQALGSRSYDAEGVATQARDIVKDGIIQGYFLGSYSARKLGMQSTGSASGATNLLLADTGVSFPDLLAQMGTGLMVTELIGSGVNGITGDYSRGAVGYWVENGMIVHPVEEVTIAGNLKAMFQGIVAIGDDVDARGSIRTGSILIDKMTIAGQ; from the coding sequence ATGATTGAACTCGACAACCGTTTCGACCTCTCGACTGAATTTCAAGCGATGGCGGAGCAGGTGCTGGCGGCAGCCAAAGCCAAAGGCGCGACGGCGGCTGAACTCGACATCGACAAAAGCATGGGGCTTTCGGTCGAAGTGCGCATGGGGCAGGTGGAGAAGCTGCAATACCACCGCGATCAGGGCATTAACCTCGCGGTTTATTTTGGGCATCGCAAAGGCTATGCCTCGACGGGTGATTTTTCGCCGCAAGCGTTGGCAGATACCTTGGAGGCAGCGTGTCGGATTGCGCGTTATACCTCAGAAGATGATTTCAACGGCTTGGCGGATGCGGAATGCATGGCAACCGAATTTCCGAAGCTGGATTTGTACCACCCGTGGGAATTGAATGCGGACATGGCAATTGACATGGCGCTGCAAACCGAAGCGGTGGCGCGTGAACACGATGCCCGCATTACCAATAGCGAAGGTGCGGGTGTGGATAGCTACGCGGGCATGAGTTTGTACGCGAATTCACACGGTTTCATGGGGGTTAGTCACAGCACGCGCCATTCCTTGAGCTGTTCAGTGGTGGCGCAAGATGGCGACTCCATGCAACGCGATTATTGGTATAGCGTGTCGCGCGTGCCGGGATTGCTGGAATCGGCAGATAGCGTGGGCGCGGAAGCGGCGCAACGCACGGTGCGGCGCTTGAATGCGCGTTCCTTGTCTACCCGCGAAGCGCCGGTATTATTTGTGCCGCAAATGGCGCGGGGTTTGGTTGGGCAATTGGTGTCAGCGATCAGTGGTGGTTCGCAATACCGCAAAGCCAGCTTTTTGCTGAATTCGATTGGGCAACAAGCGTTTCCTGATTTCGTGCAGTTACGTGAAGACCCGTTGATTCGTCAAGCCTTGGGCAGCCGTTCCTACGATGCCGAAGGCGTGGCAACGCAAGCGCGGGATATTGTCAAAGATGGCATTATCCAAGGCTATTTCCTTGGCAGTTACAGCGCTCGCAAGTTGGGAATGCAAAGCACGGGCAGTGCGAGTGGCGCAACCAATTTGTTGCTGGCGGATACGGGGGTGAGTTTCCCTGATTTGTTGGCGCAAATGGGTACGGGATTGATGGTAACGGAATTGATTGGCAGCGGTGTCAATGGCATTACTGGCGATTATTCGCGGGGTGCGGTGGGTTACTGGGTCGAAAACGGCATGATTGTGCATCCGGTGGAAGAGGTGACGATTGCCGGAAATTTGAAGGCTATGTTCCAAGGCATCGTCGCAATTGGGGATGATGTGGATGCGCGTGGTAGTATCCGTACTGGGTCGATTTTGATTGATAAAATGACCATTGCCGGTCAATAG
- the ppnP gene encoding pyrimidine/purine nucleoside phosphorylase — translation MSQFENVSVTKTANVYFEGKCVSHTVTLADGTRKSVGVILPSTLTFNTGAPEIMELLQGRCRVRLAGSDAWVDYAGGQSFEVGANSSFDIETLADLHYVCHFG, via the coding sequence ATGAGTCAGTTTGAGAATGTCAGCGTTACTAAAACGGCGAATGTGTATTTTGAGGGTAAGTGTGTCAGTCACACCGTGACACTGGCGGATGGCACGCGCAAGAGCGTGGGGGTAATTTTACCGTCTACCCTAACGTTTAATACGGGTGCGCCGGAGATTATGGAATTGCTACAAGGTCGCTGCCGCGTGCGCTTGGCGGGCAGCGATGCTTGGGTTGATTATGCCGGTGGACAATCGTTTGAGGTGGGTGCAAATTCATCTTTCGATATTGAAACTTTGGCAGATTTGCACTACGTGTGCCATTTCGGTTGA
- the purN gene encoding phosphoribosylglycinamide formyltransferase produces the protein MSIDPQTALPALVVLISGSGSNLQAIINAIKAGRLKARIAAVISNRADVYGLQRATDAGIPTIMLDHTTFDSRPAFDQALQAQIDGFEPDLVVLAGFMRILTPDFVRHYAGRMLNIHPSLLPLYKGIHTHRRVLEDGGHEHGVSVHFVTPELDGGPVIIQAKVPVLPSDTEQSLAQRIQEQEHIIYPRAIQWFVEGRLTLEGNQAMLDGKALTRPAQHLSH, from the coding sequence ATGTCGATTGATCCGCAGACAGCACTGCCTGCCTTGGTAGTGCTGATTTCAGGCAGCGGCAGCAACTTGCAAGCCATTATCAACGCGATTAAAGCCGGTCGCCTGAAAGCACGCATTGCGGCGGTGATCAGCAATCGCGCTGATGTATATGGCTTGCAACGCGCTACCGATGCCGGAATTCCGACCATCATGCTGGATCACACCACCTTTGACAGCCGCCCCGCGTTCGACCAAGCCTTGCAAGCGCAGATTGACGGTTTCGAACCGGATTTGGTGGTACTGGCGGGGTTTATGCGCATCCTCACCCCCGACTTTGTGCGCCATTACGCGGGACGAATGCTTAATATCCACCCTTCTCTATTGCCACTGTACAAAGGTATTCATACCCATCGGCGTGTATTGGAAGACGGTGGGCATGAACACGGTGTGAGCGTGCATTTCGTGACCCCAGAATTGGATGGTGGCCCGGTGATTATTCAGGCCAAAGTGCCGGTGTTACCCAGCGATACGGAACAGAGTCTGGCGCAACGGATACAAGAGCAGGAACACATCATTTACCCACGCGCTATCCAATGGTTTGTGGAAGGCAGATTAACACTGGAAGGCAATCAGGCAATGCTGGACGGGAAAGCCTTAACTCGCCCCGCCCAACACCTCAGCCATTAA
- the purM gene encoding phosphoribosylformylglycinamidine cyclo-ligase: MDSSKPSLTYRDAGVDIDAGNTLVERIKPHAQRTKRPEMLSGLGGFGALMSIPSHYKNPVLVSGTDGVGTKLRLAIDTGIYDTIGIDLVAMCVNDIIVSGAEPLFFLDYFATGKLDVDMAEKVIAGIAEGCSQAGAALAGGETAEMPGMYHGDDFDLAGFCVGVVERDNILDNSRVHRNDVLIGLASSGPHSNGYSLIRKIIEVSGASLDEAFGDSTLGRTLLEPTRIYVKAILGLMRRYDLHAVAHITGGGLTENLPRVLPARTKAKISLSSWQRPEIFNWLQEKGGVADNEMLRTFNCGIGMILVVPADKSEEIISTCRLENIKAWQIGTMDASDSDTPFVQYVD, translated from the coding sequence ATGGATTCAAGCAAACCCTCTCTGACTTACCGTGACGCTGGCGTTGATATTGATGCAGGCAACACGCTGGTAGAACGCATCAAACCCCACGCGCAACGCACCAAACGCCCTGAAATGCTCAGCGGATTGGGGGGCTTCGGCGCACTCATGTCGATCCCGTCGCACTACAAAAATCCAGTGCTGGTATCCGGTACAGATGGCGTAGGCACCAAACTCCGCCTCGCGATCGACACCGGCATTTACGACACGATCGGCATTGACTTAGTGGCAATGTGCGTCAATGACATTATCGTCAGCGGTGCAGAGCCGTTATTTTTCCTCGACTACTTCGCCACCGGCAAACTCGACGTTGACATGGCTGAAAAAGTCATTGCCGGTATCGCCGAAGGTTGCTCTCAAGCCGGTGCCGCACTCGCAGGTGGTGAAACTGCCGAAATGCCGGGCATGTACCACGGTGACGATTTCGACCTCGCAGGCTTCTGCGTCGGTGTGGTGGAACGTGACAATATTCTCGACAATTCGCGCGTACACCGCAATGACGTGCTGATTGGATTGGCTTCCAGTGGCCCGCATTCCAACGGCTATTCACTGATTCGCAAAATCATTGAAGTCAGTGGCGCGTCATTGGATGAAGCCTTCGGTGACAGCACCTTAGGGCGTACTTTACTAGAGCCGACGCGCATTTACGTCAAAGCGATTCTCGGCTTAATGCGCCGTTACGATTTGCACGCCGTCGCACACATCACGGGCGGTGGTTTAACCGAAAATTTACCGCGTGTTTTGCCTGCCCGCACCAAAGCTAAAATCAGTTTGAGTAGCTGGCAACGCCCCGAAATCTTCAACTGGTTGCAGGAAAAAGGCGGCGTGGCAGATAATGAAATGTTACGCACCTTCAACTGCGGTATCGGCATGATTTTGGTCGTCCCCGCCGATAAATCCGAAGAAATCATTAGCACTTGCCGCTTGGAAAATATCAAAGCTTGGCAAATTGGCACGATGGATGCTTCTGACAGCGATACCCCCTTCGTCCAGTATGTCGATTGA
- the serS gene encoding serine--tRNA ligase has product MLDPKSLRTDLDAIAAQLARRGFKLDVDTIRAVEERRKALQVDTQTLQNERNSRSKAIGQAKAKGIDIQPLLAEVADMGDTLKEKEQQLASLQAELDAIVMGIPNVLDVSVPDGKDENANVEIRRWGEPTAFDFEPKDHVDLGLPNGWMDFDAGAKLTGSRFVVMRGAMARLHRALIQFMLDTHTQEHGYTEAYVPYMVNADSLRGTGQLPKFAEDLFKLEGEQGYYLIPTAEVPVTNLARDTIIDAAELPVKYACHTPCFRSEAGSYGKDTRGLIRQHQFEKVEMVQLVRPEDSTQALESLTGHAEAILQKLGLPYRVIVLCAGDTGFSSMKTYDLEVWLPGQQKYREISSCSVFGDFQARRMMARYRNPETGKPELLHTLNGSGLAVGRTLVAVLENYQEADGRIRIPNALRGYMGNAEYL; this is encoded by the coding sequence ATGTTGGACCCAAAAAGTTTAAGAACCGATCTGGATGCAATCGCGGCACAATTGGCGCGACGCGGTTTCAAGCTGGATGTGGATACCATCCGCGCGGTCGAAGAGCGCCGTAAAGCCTTACAAGTGGATACCCAAACCTTACAAAATGAACGTAACTCGCGTTCCAAAGCCATTGGGCAAGCCAAAGCGAAGGGCATAGACATTCAGCCCCTACTTGCCGAAGTTGCGGATATGGGCGATACGCTCAAGGAAAAAGAGCAGCAACTCGCGAGTTTACAAGCCGAACTTGATGCCATCGTGATGGGCATTCCCAATGTGCTGGATGTTTCTGTACCCGACGGCAAAGATGAAAACGCCAATGTGGAAATTCGCCGCTGGGGTGAGCCGACCGCGTTCGATTTTGAACCGAAAGATCACGTTGATCTCGGTTTGCCGAATGGGTGGATGGATTTTGATGCGGGTGCAAAACTTACCGGCTCACGCTTTGTGGTGATGCGCGGGGCAATGGCGCGGCTGCACCGGGCGCTGATCCAGTTCATGCTCGATACGCACACGCAGGAACACGGTTACACCGAAGCGTATGTGCCCTACATGGTGAATGCGGACAGTTTGCGTGGCACGGGGCAGTTGCCGAAATTTGCCGAAGATTTGTTTAAGCTGGAAGGCGAACAAGGGTATTACCTGATTCCCACCGCTGAAGTGCCGGTCACGAATCTGGCTCGCGATACCATTATTGATGCTGCCGAATTGCCGGTGAAATACGCTTGCCACACGCCGTGTTTCCGTTCCGAAGCGGGTTCTTACGGCAAGGATACCCGTGGCTTGATTCGCCAGCATCAGTTTGAAAAAGTGGAAATGGTGCAATTGGTGCGCCCGGAAGATTCCACGCAAGCGCTGGAAAGTCTGACGGGTCATGCTGAAGCGATTCTGCAAAAGTTGGGGCTGCCGTACCGGGTGATTGTGTTGTGTGCAGGCGATACCGGCTTTTCCTCGATGAAAACTTATGATCTGGAAGTCTGGCTGCCGGGTCAGCAAAAATACCGTGAGATTTCATCGTGTTCTGTTTTCGGGGATTTTCAGGCACGCCGCATGATGGCGCGTTATCGCAATCCTGAAACCGGCAAGCCAGAGTTGCTGCACACGTTGAACGGTTCTGGTTTGGCAGTGGGGCGCACCTTGGTTGCTGTGCTGGAAAATTATCAGGAAGCCGATGGGCGTATCCGCATTCCAAACGCTTTGCGTGGGTATATGGGTAACGCGGAGTATCTGTGA
- the ccoG gene encoding cytochrome c oxidase accessory protein CcoG: MSIEQAIQPKASLQPRSVEGRFRNIKTGILLLGYAVFFLMPWIRWERAVGPDQAILFDIPGRRYYMFDLVMHAQDIFWLTALLFLAAVLLFFVTTLFGRVFCGYFCFQTLWTDAFRWIERWVQGDRVARLRLDKQPWNVEKIRKIGLTHGLWLLLAMWTGLSFALYWGDAFELTAGFFTGTAPSAVYGTVIILMTTTYLTAGWAKEYVCLHMCPYSRFQSVMFDQDTMIVSYDMNRGEGTTGRVKPVKELRDQAFRQEKGHGDCVDCGLCVQVCPTGIDIRNGLQIGCIHCALCIDACDGIMDKQGWKRGLIRYTSEHGLEGKKTKILKLRTVGYGIATLFATIYLVWSIASSKQLEVTAVQIRSPLYVTLSDGRIQNSYEVKINNKTMEAARYTLAIEGLPKAEMELQINDLSVKPDSTLRVLAKVRYTMQPGEAGKNHDFQFRLTPLEGKVKEPVIIPSHFMTP; the protein is encoded by the coding sequence ATGAGTATTGAACAAGCCATCCAGCCCAAAGCATCTCTTCAACCGCGTTCGGTAGAAGGGCGTTTTCGCAACATTAAAACCGGCATTTTGTTGCTGGGCTATGCGGTGTTTTTCTTAATGCCGTGGATTCGCTGGGAACGTGCCGTGGGGCCAGATCAGGCGATCTTGTTTGATATTCCGGGGCGGCGTTATTACATGTTCGACTTGGTGATGCACGCGCAGGATATTTTCTGGCTGACGGCGTTGTTATTCCTTGCAGCAGTATTGTTGTTCTTTGTGACCACGCTGTTTGGGCGGGTATTCTGCGGGTATTTCTGTTTCCAAACCTTGTGGACGGATGCTTTCCGTTGGATTGAGCGCTGGGTGCAAGGCGACCGGGTAGCGCGGTTGCGTTTGGATAAGCAGCCGTGGAATGTTGAAAAGATCCGCAAGATTGGTCTGACGCATGGTTTGTGGCTGTTATTGGCCATGTGGACAGGCTTGAGTTTTGCGCTTTACTGGGGTGATGCGTTTGAATTGACGGCTGGATTTTTTACCGGCACTGCGCCCTCTGCGGTATACGGCACCGTCATTATTTTGATGACCACGACTTACCTGACGGCGGGTTGGGCGAAGGAATATGTGTGCTTGCACATGTGTCCTTACTCACGTTTCCAAAGCGTTATGTTTGACCAAGATACCATGATTGTGTCGTATGACATGAATCGCGGTGAAGGCACGACCGGGCGCGTCAAGCCGGTGAAAGAGTTGCGCGATCAGGCATTCCGTCAGGAAAAAGGTCACGGCGACTGCGTGGATTGTGGCTTGTGTGTGCAAGTTTGCCCCACAGGGATCGACATCCGTAACGGTTTGCAAATCGGCTGTATTCACTGTGCGCTGTGTATTGATGCTTGCGATGGTATTATGGATAAACAGGGCTGGAAGCGTGGCCTGATCCGTTACACCTCTGAACACGGTTTGGAAGGCAAGAAAACCAAAATTCTCAAGTTGCGCACTGTTGGTTATGGCATAGCGACATTGTTTGCAACGATTTATCTGGTGTGGAGCATTGCCAGCAGCAAACAATTGGAAGTGACCGCTGTACAGATTCGTAGCCCCTTGTACGTGACCCTTTCTGACGGGCGTATTCAAAACAGCTACGAAGTCAAAATCAATAACAAAACCATGGAAGCGGCGCGTTATACCTTGGCAATCGAAGGGCTGCCAAAAGCGGAAATGGAGTTGCAGATCAACGATTTGAGCGTGAAACCGGATTCAACCCTGCGCGTCTTGGCGAAAGTCCGCTATACTATGCAGCCCGGTGAGGCAGGCAAAAACCATGACTTCCAGTTCAGGCTCACGCCGTTGGAAGGCAAGGTGAAAGAGCCGGTCATCATCCCTTCACACTTTATGACTCCGTAA
- a CDS encoding FixH family protein gives MENQNIAFTLGVGVLAALALFVLFFKVLKRPGKLASLLTFLVVLAVYVPLAVLYWASLDVFAIHFAFFTMAAVLPGIIVGNRRGSDVDGGRLHWGPGVIIGFFMILVIVDSTIITLANSGASADFIRKFLPEPRRESAQNVTSAFPGTVSNDYQKKYDLYNNYIGQLKTQQERGWQVADGWLEKPQPNKASMFRIHVTDKAGQAVTGGRVQVSFLRPSNKALDVTLDLPEAAPGFYGQPLALPAPGAWSMVMTIKRGDEVHEVKGETWIGEQQ, from the coding sequence ATGGAAAATCAAAATATAGCATTCACACTAGGGGTTGGCGTACTGGCGGCGCTTGCCCTGTTTGTGTTGTTTTTCAAAGTCTTGAAACGCCCCGGTAAGCTGGCTTCATTGCTGACATTTTTGGTGGTATTGGCGGTTTACGTGCCATTAGCCGTGTTGTATTGGGCAAGTTTGGATGTGTTCGCCATCCACTTCGCCTTTTTCACCATGGCGGCGGTATTGCCGGGTATTATTGTGGGCAATCGGCGTGGCTCGGATGTCGATGGCGGTAGGTTGCACTGGGGGCCTGGGGTTATCATTGGCTTTTTTATGATCCTCGTGATTGTGGATTCCACGATTATTACCTTGGCAAACAGTGGCGCAAGTGCCGATTTTATCCGCAAGTTCCTGCCCGAACCACGCCGTGAAAGTGCTCAAAATGTCACGTCGGCTTTCCCCGGCACGGTTTCCAATGACTACCAGAAAAAATATGACCTGTATAATAACTATATCGGCCAGTTGAAAACACAGCAGGAACGTGGCTGGCAAGTCGCCGATGGTTGGTTGGAAAAACCGCAACCCAATAAAGCCAGCATGTTCCGTATCCACGTGACCGATAAAGCGGGCCAAGCTGTTACAGGCGGGCGGGTGCAAGTGTCTTTTTTACGCCCTTCCAATAAAGCGCTGGATGTTACCTTGGATTTACCAGAAGCCGCACCCGGTTTCTACGGTCAACCGCTTGCTTTGCCTGCACCAGGCGCTTGGAGCATGGTCATGACCATCAAACGTGGCGATGAAGTCCATGAAGTGAAAGGCGAAACCTGGATTGGTGAGCAACAATAA